One region of Salvia miltiorrhiza cultivar Shanhuang (shh) chromosome 3, IMPLAD_Smil_shh, whole genome shotgun sequence genomic DNA includes:
- the LOC131018272 gene encoding uncharacterized protein LOC131018272 — MAITSAASEPTISFGPEDARSLMYPHDDALVFSTDVAGCLVHRVFVDSGSAVNIVYWNCWKALGSDVNVEPTNAPLYGFSGESVVPIGMVELPVTLGRSQGYKTRTVRFLIIDAPKPTYNIILGRPALNTFKAVVSTFYLKMKFPIDGGRIGEVWGDQATSKQCHVQTLTQQQKDNMGDDPNTRKQKRKQTKILGEPNDQGKEKVGIVTASNPERREIMELRDGIDKQPLVSTSDACLLIELFPDKEGYTTKIGAGMTPVLQREVTACLRRNADVFAFNTSDLKGIDRELAEHRLNVDPMVKPVKQKTRHFGAEKDAAIREQVQALLEAGHITEIQYPEWISNAVMVEKKAKVWRMCVDYRDLNAACPKDCYPLPRIDQLVDATSGCELLSMMDAYQGYHQVKMHPGDVARTAFAVCTGVFGWESMPFGLKNAGATYQRMMDKIFRTQLRRNISVYVDDMLVRSIKASSHVADLEETFSVVRKNRLMLNPAKCTFGVQSGKFLGYRVTPEGIEVNIDKVKAILNMTPPRNIKEIQTLNGRITALSRFISRSAERSLLFFKVLRKGSRFEWSSECQRAFEDLKTYLTKLPVLTKPSSGEPLYLYISVGIESLSSVLVREENRQQKPIYFVSKVIQGAELRYTEVEKTAYIIMITARKLRPYFLSHKVIVRTIIPFRQILGRPDLAGKMVKWAIELGEYEAEFEPRTTIRAQALADFIQEATRWPMRGPWTAQVDGSVTKEECGVGIYITSPEGEVYQFAIKFEDKLSNNEAEYEAVLRAAHILRELRADNAVIKTDSQLVAQQLTGGYGIKEERMKHYFDKVQEIGKKFEKFEIQQVPREENQRADLLARVASAVEQTWSEDITLVFEPKRAVVAQVYNIETKDDWRTPSYTI, encoded by the coding sequence ATGGCTATTACCAGCGCAGCCAGCGAACCCACCATATCCTTTGGCCCGGAAGATGCCAGATCGTTAATGTATCCCCACGATGACGCCTTAGTCTTCTCAACAGACGTGGCTGGATGCCTGGTCCACCGAGTCTTCGTGGACTCAGGCAGCGCGGTGAATATTGTGTACTGGAACTGCTGGAAGGCCCTTGGCTCGGATGTCAATGTTGAACCAACGAACGCACCACTCTATGGATTCTCGGGAGAATCAGTAGTACCAATCGGAATGGTAGAACTGCCAGTCACCTTGGGACGATCGCAGGGTTATAAAACCAGAACAGTCAGATTCTTGATCATAGACGCTCCTAAACCCACGTACAACATCATCTTGGGGCGGCCCGCTCTAAACACCTTCAAAGCAGTGGTTTCCACATTCTACCTCAAAATGAAGTTTCCGATAGACGGTGGAAGGATCGGGGAAGTATGGGGGGATCAAGCTACATCGAAGCAATGCCATGTACAAACTTTAACCCAGCAACAAAAGGATAATATGGGAGACGACCCCAACACTCGAAAGCAGAAACGAAAGCAAACAAAAATCCTGGGGGAACCCAATGATCAAGGAAAGGAGAAGGTTGGGATAGTCACCGCGTCAAACCCCGAACGCAGAGAAATCATGGAACTTAGAGACGGGATTGATAAACAACCCCTTGTATCCACGAGTGACGCGTGCCTGCTCATCGAACTTTTTCCTGACAAGGAGGGATACACCACCAAGATTGGAGCAGGAATGACACCCGTCCTCCAAAGGGAAGTCACCGCATGCCTGCGCAGGAATGCGGATGTGTTTGCATTCAATACTTCTGACCTCAAAGGGATCGACAGAGAGCTAGCTGAACATCGTCTTAATGTGGACCCGATGGTCAAACCCGTCAAACAGAAAACAAGACACTTCGGCGCGGAGAAGGACGCCGCAATTCGGGAACAGGTCCAGGCCCTCCTAGAAGCAGGACACATCACAGAAATCCAGTATCCCGAGTGGATATCTAATGCAGTCATGGTAGAGAAGAAAGCCAAAGTGTGGAGAATGTGCGTGGACTATAGAGATCTTAACGCAGCTTGTCCTAAGGATTGTTACCCACTCCCTCGGATAGATCAGCTAGTGGACGCTACTTCAGGGTGTGAACTCCTGTCCATGATGGACGCCTACCAAGGATACCATCAAGTGAAGATGCACCCGGGGGATGTCGCTAGAACTGCCTTTGCAGTGTGCACAGGGGTCTTCGGATGGGAAAGCATGCCTTTCGGCCTCAAGAATGCAGGGGCCACGTACCAGCGTATGATGGACAAGATTTTCAGGACACAGCTAAGGAGAAATATATCGGTGTATGTTGACGATATGCTGGTGCGCAGCATCAAAGCTAGTTCTCACGTGGCTGATCTGGAGGAAACCTTTTCGGTAGTCCGCAAGAACAGACTAATGCTCAACCCCGCCAAATGCACTTTTGGAGTGCAATCAGGAAAGTTCTTGGGTTACAGGGTAACACCAGAGGGAATTGAAGTTAATATCGACAAAGTCAAAGCCATCCTGAACATGACACCACCCAGGAATatcaaagaaattcaaacaCTCAATGGTCGGATTACCGCACTGAGTCGGTTCATCTCACGCTCAGCTGAGCGAAGTCTCCTGTTCTTCAAAGTTCTAAGGAAAGGAAGTCGATTCGAATGGAGCAGTGAGTGCCAGAGAGCTTTCGAGGACCTAAAAACCTACCTCACCAAACTACCAGTACTAACAAAGCCTTCTTCAGGAGAACCACTGTACCTATATATCTCTGTGGGAATTGAATCTCTGAGCTCAGTGCTGGTCCGAGAGGAGAACCGGCAACAAAAACCGATATACTTTGTAAGCAAGGTCATCCAGGGTGCAGAGCTACGCTATACTGAGGTTGAAAAGACCGCGTACATAATCATGATCACggccagaaagttgaggccaTACTTCTTATCACACAAGGTCATTGTGAGAACAATAATACCATTCAGACAAATCTTAGGGCGACCGGATCTAGCGGGGAAGATGGTGAAATGGGCCATAGAGCTCGGAGAGTACGAGGCCGAGTTTGAGCCGCGCACTACCATTAGAGCGCAGGCACTGGCGGACTTTATTCAAGAAGCAACAAGGTGGCCTATGAGGGGACCGTGGACAGCACAGGTTGATGGGTCGGTCACCAAAGAAGAGTGTGGGGTGGGAATCTACATCACCTCGCCCGAAGGGGAAGTCTACCAATTCGCTATCAAGTTTGAAGATAAGCTATCCAATAACGAAGCCGAATATGAAGCAGTGCTAAGGGCAGCCCACATACTCAGAGAACTCAGAGCCGACAATGCAGTGATTAAGACTGACTCTCAATTGGTGGCGCAACAGTTAACAGGAGGTTACGGGATAAAAGAAGAGAGAATGAAACACTACTTTGACAAAGTCCAGGAGATTGGGAAAAAGTTTGAgaaatttgaaatacaacaAGTGCCGAGAGAAGAAAACCAACGAGCAGACCTCCTGGCCAGAGTAGCCAGTGCAGTCGAACAAACGTGGAGCGAGGACATTACCTTGGTGTTCGAACCTAAGAGAGCGGTGGTGGCGCAGGTATACAACATTGAAACCAAGGATGATTGGAGAACACCATCATATACTATCTGA